The following proteins come from a genomic window of Scomber japonicus isolate fScoJap1 chromosome 4, fScoJap1.pri, whole genome shotgun sequence:
- the hmga1a gene encoding high mobility group AT-hook 1a, whose amino-acid sequence MSDKGTVSPKEKEATEKRGRGRPRKQPQVKTSDEPSGSPTPKRPRGRPKGSKNKTAGKGKAKAAPSAGGKRRGRPKKEEKEEKASQESSEEEEEEEEEDQ is encoded by the exons ATGAGCGACAAGGGGACAGTCTCGCCGAAAGAGAAGGAGGCTACAGAGAAGAGGGGGCGTGGAAGACCCCGCAAGCAGCCCCAAGTAAAAACCTCTGAC GAACCCAGTGGGTCCCCTACTCCAAAGAGGCCCAGAGGACGACCGAAGGGCAGCAAAAACAAGACAGCCGGCAAGGGCAAA GCAAAAGCAGCCCCATCTGCAGGGGGAAAACGCAGGGGAAGACCTAAGAAGGAG gagaaggaagaaaaggcaTCGCAGGAATcatctgaggaggaggaagaggaggaggaagaggaccaGTAA
- the smim29 gene encoding small integral membrane protein 29 codes for MNSTTQPPAIIDGDVAVSYVLVPFLLITIAGIAAAVVMYIRKKRRIDRLRHQLLPVYTYDPSEELNEAEQEMLWREEDTRVVQGWARSYQQRRPLLTKDVNA; via the exons ATGAACAGTACTACTCAGCCCCCTGCCATCATAGATGGGGATGTGGCCGTCAGCTATGTGTTGGTGCCATTTCTCCTCATCACCATCGCAGGAATAGCTGCAGCTGTG gtCATGTATATACGTAAGAAAAGAAG AATTGACAGACTCCGTCATCAGCTGTTACCAGTTTACACATATGATCCATCAGAAGAGCTGAATGAAGCTGAACAAGAAATGTtgtggagagaagaagacacaaGG GTTGTACAAGGTTGGGCCAGAAGTTATCAACAGCGTCGCCCTCTTCTGACCAAAGATGTCAATGCATGA